A stretch of Phragmites australis chromosome 12, lpPhrAust1.1, whole genome shotgun sequence DNA encodes these proteins:
- the LOC133886378 gene encoding formin-like protein 14, with protein MPIIDIQGTAPTSASTPPPPSLPPPVRLPPPSARRAPPPSVRQYAAPSLRQGAAPSLPPSAVCLPPPSASAPPPPPLPPSLRPRKGTRSPSSSRAPALPPPPTGILWATATATARRAPPPSVRQYAAPSLCQGAAPSLCQYAVRLPPPSTSAPPPPSLPPTVCRQSFCRHGVAGVERYSSSPVSWQPEAEAAAALPASSCMCGAEGKYSSGGYCCSAVCVSLLATGPARPSLPPPHSLPPPDSATSRERRAVTEWALAQCCGLPSPPVNMPLLSPLRAVAASL; from the coding sequence GGCACCGCCCCTACCTCCGCCAGTAcgccgccccctccctccctccctcctccagtGCGCCTCCCCCCTCCCTCCGCCCGCCGTGCACCTCCCCCCTCCGTCCGCCAGTACGCCGCCCCCTCCCTCCGCCAGGGcgccgccccctccctccctccctccgccGTGTGCCTCCCCCCTCCCTCCGCCAGtgcgccgccccccccccccctccctccctccctccgccCGCGGAAGGGGACGAGGAGCCCGTCGAGCTCGAGAGCGCCGGCGCTGCCCCCGCCCCCGACGGGGATCTTgtgggcgacggcgacggcgaccgcCCGCCGTGCGCCTCCCCCCTCCGTCCGCCAGTACGCCGCCCCCTCCCTCTGCCAGGGCGCCGCCCCCTCCCTCTGCCAGTACGCCGTGCGCCTCCCCCCTCCCTCCACCAGTGcgccgccccctccctccctccctccgacGGTCTGCCGACAGAGCTTCTGCAGGCACGGTGTCGCCGGCGTCGAGCGCTACTCCTCCTCACCCGTGTCGTGGCAGCCGGAAGcggaggctgctgctgctctgccGGCGTCGAGCTGCATGTGCGGCGCCGAGGGGAAGTACAGCAGCGGAGGCTACTGCTGCTCTGCCGTCTGCGTCTCACTCCTCGCCACCGGTCCGGCgcgcccctccctccctccgccGCACTCCCTCCCTCCACCCGATTCCGCGACTTCGCGGGAGCGCCGAGCCGTTACCGAGTGGGCCCTCGCACAGTGTTGCGGCCTCCCCTCGCCTCCGGTAAATATgccgctcctctctcctctccgaGCTGTCGCCGCATCGCTGTAG
- the LOC133887094 gene encoding probable WRKY transcription factor 75 — protein MENNYPMLLATQPSSSTSSTYHFMATAAGTSSHDHDHRVAQEGHSGMMSHVSFLGELSNSKDGASPPGRGESSAGGAGEPDQSAVVAGKKKGEKKERRPRYAFQTRSQVDILDDGYRWRKYGQKAVKNNKFPRSYYRCTHQGCSVKKQVQRLSRDEGVVVTTYEGTHTHHIEKSNDNFEHILTQMQIYSGLGSTISSAHNMFQ, from the exons ATGGAGAACAACTATCCCATGCTCTTAGCGACACAGCCCTCTTCGTCTACCTCCAGCACCTACCACTTCATGGCTACTGCTGCTGGCACAAGCAGCCATGACCATGATCACCGTGTAGCACAGGAAGGACACAGCGGCATGATGAGCCATGTATCGTTCTTGGGAGAGCTCTCCAACTCCAAGGATGGTGCAAGTCCGCCCGGCCGTGGGGAGTCGTCTGCCGGGGGAGCCGGCGAGCCGGATCAGTCGGCTGTCGTCGCAGGGAAGAAGAAAGGCGAGAAGAAGGAGCGGCGGCCCCGGTACGCGTTCCAGACGCGCAGCCAGGTAGACATCCTCGACGACGGCTACCGGTGGAGGAAGTACGGGCAGAAGGCCGTCAAGAACAACAAGTTCCCAAG AAGCTACTACAGGTGCACTCACCAAGGGTGCAGCGTGAAGAAGCAGGTCCAGCGGCTGTCGAGGGACGAGGGCGTGGTGGTGACGACGTACGAGGGCACCCACACCCACCATATCGAGAAGTCCAATGACAACTTCGAGCACATACTCACCCAGATGCAGATCTACTCCGGCCTCGGCTCAACCATCAGCAGTGCCCACAACATGTTTCAGTGA
- the LOC133887093 gene encoding uncharacterized protein LOC133887093 yields MKVLKSGWPGAEVFGADEELTPWRHVVINLPTKTCTCREWQLTGKPCLHALAFIISQRNIEVEDYVHEYYFLERFMLVYATTIQPMTDKSQWPQVGTGFKLMPPKQKKKTAGRTRKLRFKAADEPGAKKQHRCKKCGEYGPREAGCIPKKRTSKKKEPFQARTVPTKAISPGAVTRRMLALTQARQNNSGEVTSGARRLLVLSQEPSAPPAIRKSPRKKK; encoded by the exons ATGAAGGTACTCAAGAGTGGATGGCCTGGTGCAGAGGTGTTTGGGGCAGACGAAGAACTAACTCCATGGAGGCATGTTGTTATCAATCTACCTACAAAGACATGCACTTGTAGGGAGTGGCAGCTTACCGGAAAACCTTGCCTCCATGCTCTAGCATTCATCATATCGCAGAGGAATATTGAGGTAGAAGACTATGTGCATGAGTACTATTTTCTTGAGAGGTTCATGCTTGTTTATGCTACGACCATTCAACCTATGACTGATAAGTCCCAATGGCCTCAAGTTGGCACTGGATTCAAGCTCATGCCACcgaagcaaaaaaagaaaactgcTGGAAGGACTAGGAAGTTGAGGTTTAAAGCTGCAGATGAGCCTGGAGCAAAGAAACAACATAGGTGCAAGAAATGTGGTGAATATGGACCTCGTGAAGCAGGCTGCATTCCAAAGAAAAG AACTTCCAAGAAAAAGGAACCTTTTCAAGCAAGGACTGTTCCTACAAAGGCTATTAGCCCTGGAGCAGTGACAAGGAGGATGCTTGCTCTTACACAGGCAAGGCAAAACAACTCTGGAGAAGTTACTTCTGGTGCAAGaaggttgttggtgttgtcccAGGAACCATCAGCTCCTCCAGCCATAAGGAAGTCTCCAAGGAAGAAAAAATGA